From a single Bradyrhizobium sediminis genomic region:
- a CDS encoding sulfite exporter TauE/SafE family protein — protein MSPLLIAALGLLMVATAFLSGLFGMAGGLILIGVLLTILPLPSAMVLHAITQMASNGWRAFLWRGHIRWRPVAIYLIGCALALGAWSITRYVPDKPIALLLLGVTPFMARLTPRNLKPNPDSIWQGSFYGFICMGLMLMTGVSGPLMDTFFLGGNFGRREVVATKAACQVASHFVKLVYFGGIIDQAATLDPVLAIIAVAASMTGTTLARRFLEAMTDLQFRTWAGRLITTVACYYIIYGSWLLLARSNAFAF, from the coding sequence ATGAGCCCGCTTCTGATTGCCGCCCTCGGCTTGCTGATGGTCGCGACAGCGTTCCTGTCCGGTCTGTTCGGCATGGCCGGCGGCCTGATCCTGATCGGCGTGCTCCTGACCATCCTGCCGCTGCCGTCGGCGATGGTGCTGCATGCGATCACGCAGATGGCGTCGAACGGCTGGCGCGCCTTTCTGTGGCGCGGCCACATCAGGTGGCGGCCGGTCGCGATCTACCTGATCGGATGCGCCCTGGCGCTCGGCGCATGGTCGATCACCCGCTACGTGCCGGACAAGCCGATCGCGCTGCTGCTGCTGGGAGTGACCCCGTTCATGGCGCGGCTGACGCCGCGGAACCTGAAGCCCAACCCCGACAGCATCTGGCAGGGCAGCTTCTATGGCTTCATCTGCATGGGTCTGATGCTGATGACCGGCGTCTCCGGGCCCCTGATGGACACCTTCTTTCTCGGCGGCAATTTCGGCCGCCGCGAGGTGGTAGCGACCAAGGCTGCCTGTCAGGTCGCCAGCCATTTCGTCAAGCTGGTCTATTTCGGCGGCATCATCGATCAGGCCGCCACGCTCGATCCGGTGCTGGCGATTATCGCCGTCGCGGCGTCGATGACCGGCACCACGCTGGCGCGGCGTTTCCTCGAGGCCATGACCGACCTGCAATTCCGCACCTGGGCGGGACGGCTGATCACGACGGTGGCCTGCTATTACATCATCTACGGAAGCTGGCTCTTGCTGGCGCGCAGCAACGCGTTCGCCTTTTGA
- a CDS encoding LysR substrate-binding domain-containing protein: protein MRRLLFLNGIKAFEAAARTGSFAGAGAELNVSAAAVSRMVHLLEDRLGVALFERKANRLAMTPAGRAYQSGLTPIFDALASLTAQVTAPSNVRVLTIGVGPTFAMRWLIPRLADFRKHAPDIEVRITTGGAAAPFGDDWSCGIKLGDGKWPGLVAEPLFAADLVPVCAPKLAQQLKRPGDLRGPSLLRVAHSPGDWPSWLKASGVARITARGPEFQFYGQALQAAADGLGIAMGIRPYIDDDIAAGRLVAPFALTVPKGMQWYLVYRSFRTEQRDFAAFRRWIMRSAAGPAARDKGRKKIAEM, encoded by the coding sequence ATGCGGCGGCTGCTCTTTCTCAACGGCATCAAGGCGTTCGAGGCCGCCGCGCGCACCGGCAGTTTCGCGGGCGCCGGCGCCGAGCTCAACGTGTCGGCGGCGGCGGTCAGCCGGATGGTGCATCTGTTGGAAGACCGGCTCGGCGTCGCGCTGTTCGAGCGCAAGGCCAACCGGCTGGCGATGACGCCGGCCGGGCGCGCCTATCAGAGCGGGCTGACGCCGATCTTCGACGCGCTGGCGAGCCTGACCGCGCAGGTGACCGCGCCGTCGAACGTCCGGGTGCTGACCATCGGCGTCGGCCCGACCTTCGCGATGCGATGGCTGATCCCGCGGCTGGCGGATTTTCGCAAACACGCGCCTGACATCGAGGTGCGCATCACCACCGGCGGTGCCGCGGCGCCGTTCGGCGACGACTGGAGCTGCGGCATCAAGCTCGGCGACGGCAAATGGCCCGGCCTGGTCGCCGAGCCGCTGTTCGCGGCCGACCTGGTGCCGGTATGCGCGCCGAAGCTCGCGCAACAGCTGAAACGGCCCGGCGACCTCAGGGGACCGAGCCTGCTCCGCGTCGCACATTCGCCCGGCGACTGGCCGTCATGGCTGAAGGCATCAGGGGTAGCGCGGATCACGGCGCGCGGGCCCGAGTTTCAGTTCTACGGCCAGGCCTTGCAGGCCGCCGCCGACGGGCTCGGCATCGCCATGGGCATCCGGCCCTACATCGACGACGACATCGCCGCGGGACGGCTGGTCGCGCCGTTTGCGCTGACGGTGCCGAAGGGCATGCAATGGTATCTGGTCTATCGCAGCTTCCGGACCGAGCAACGCGATTTCGCCGCGTTCCGGCGCTGGATCATGCGATCAGCCGCGGGACCGGCGGCCCGGGACAAGGGGCGAAAAAAAATCGCCGAAATGTGA